GGAAGGCCGCGTCAGCCTGGGCACCCACATCGAGCTCGAGCACCGGGAGCCCGTCCCCGTGGGGTTCATCGTCAAAATCGAGGTCGAGATCGTCACGATCGACGGCCCCCGGGTCACCTTCGCCGTGAGGGTTTTCGACGAGCAGGAAGCAGTGGCCGAGGGCAGCCATGAGCGGTACATCATCGAGCGGTCAAAGTTCCTCTCGAAGTTGCAGGAAAAGCTCTCCTAGCAGGGGGGCTAACCAGCCTCCCGAAGTGATGCCAAGGATTGCCCTCTGGGTGGCCCGGGGCCGACGTGACCGAGGACCGGTGCGGCGGCCAGGGCTGCTGCTTCAGCGTTGGAGCACTGAGGGACAACCCGAGGTCCTCATCTTCTCAACCTAGGAGGAAGCTTTGAAGCGACTGAGCATCGGGATCCTCACCGCGCTGCTCGCAGCCGGTCTCGGACTCAACGCGGTCGCTGCTCCATCGGCCTCTGCAACGCATGGCAACATTGGACCCAATGCGCTCGCGCAGGCCTCGGATCAGGCGCCGCCGCCCAACTTCGGCTCTCCGCCGTCGGGGCAAATACCCATACTCTATAACGACCACCACGTCTACTCGAAGCCCGACGTTCTGAAGCAGGATCGCGTGCTCTCCGCG
Above is a window of Candidatus Dormiibacterota bacterium DNA encoding:
- a CDS encoding thioesterase family protein — translated: MAKLDIGRSHSLQSRVEEWMTAEHAGNKGVDVLATSVLVQMIEQAATDCLAPFLEEGRVSLGTHIELEHREPVPVGFIVKIEVEIVTIDGPRVTFAVRVFDEQEAVAEGSHERYIIERSKFLSKLQEKLS